A DNA window from Candidatus Roseilinea sp. contains the following coding sequences:
- the aroE gene encoding shikimate dehydrogenase (NADP(+)), with the protein MVVGLIGHPVAHSKSPQMQQAAFAYVGLSDWRYELWDTPPEALPARMRELGEREDIAGCNVTLPHKQAVMPYLDAVSPHARAIGAVNTLFKRGRALLGDNTDWIGFLADLAFHGVDVHAETRALVLGAGGSARAIVYALVSRGARVWMHNRTPARAQHLLDDLARSPYAREARERCAVVASPVDSACQTANLIVNCTAVGMWPHEDDSPWPDRTPFPAGVTLYDLVYKPRRTKLMRQAEAAGARAIGGMGMLAEQGAAAFERWTGVPAARVSAIMREALQDA; encoded by the coding sequence ATGGTTGTCGGTTTGATCGGTCATCCGGTGGCGCACAGCAAAAGCCCGCAAATGCAGCAGGCGGCGTTCGCCTACGTCGGGTTGAGCGACTGGCGCTACGAATTGTGGGACACGCCGCCGGAAGCCCTGCCGGCGCGCATGCGCGAGTTGGGCGAGCGCGAGGACATCGCCGGCTGCAACGTGACCCTCCCGCACAAACAGGCGGTGATGCCCTACCTCGACGCGGTGAGCCCACACGCGCGCGCCATCGGCGCAGTGAACACCCTCTTCAAACGCGGGCGCGCCCTGCTGGGCGATAACACCGACTGGATCGGCTTCCTGGCCGACTTGGCCTTTCACGGCGTGGATGTTCATGCCGAGACGCGAGCGTTGGTGCTGGGCGCCGGCGGTTCGGCGCGGGCAATTGTCTACGCGCTGGTGTCGCGGGGCGCGCGCGTGTGGATGCACAACCGCACGCCGGCCCGCGCCCAGCATCTGCTGGACGACCTAGCCCGTTCGCCCTACGCGCGCGAGGCGCGCGAGCGCTGCGCTGTGGTGGCCTCGCCGGTGGATTCAGCCTGTCAGACGGCCAACTTGATCGTCAACTGCACCGCCGTCGGCATGTGGCCGCACGAGGACGACTCGCCGTGGCCCGACCGCACGCCCTTCCCGGCCGGCGTCACACTCTACGACCTGGTGTACAAGCCGCGCCGGACGAAGCTGATGCGACAGGCCGAGGCTGCCGGCGCGCGCGCCATCGGCGGCATGGGCATGTTGGCCGAGCAAGGCGCGGCGGCGTTCGAGCGGTGGACGGGCGTGCCGGCTGCGCGCGTTTCGGCTATCATGCGGGAGGCGCTCCAAGATGCTTAG
- the aroC gene encoding chorismate synthase, giving the protein MLRFLTAGESHGPSLTAILEGMPAGVPLRADDIDRDLARRQQGYGSGGRMKIERDHARITAGVMAGKTTGGPIAFVVENLDHAKWKDRDIEPMTIPRPGHADLTGAVKYGYRELRLALERASARETTMRVAVGAACRALLRQFGVVVGGYVVSIGEVETPDHASAVDAETYLQRFAQAEASDVRCYHPPTAERMRARIAEIIAAKDTLGGVVEVVALHVPPGLGSHVHWDRRLSARLAQVVMSVHAVKGVEIGDGFAEARRPGTQAQDQLYTADGMIRQRTNHAGGLEGGITNGAPIVVRAALKPIATTLNPLDSVDLATGQMVKTKYERSDFCQVPRAVPIIEAMVCFALADALIEKLGGDSLDEMRPRFAALRRLRLDDLPMDALPWRFGYE; this is encoded by the coding sequence ATGCTTAGGTTCCTCACCGCCGGCGAATCGCACGGCCCATCGCTGACCGCCATCCTCGAAGGCATGCCCGCCGGCGTGCCGTTGCGCGCCGATGACATTGACCGCGACCTCGCCCGCCGCCAACAGGGCTACGGCAGCGGCGGACGGATGAAGATCGAGCGCGACCACGCGCGCATCACTGCCGGCGTGATGGCCGGCAAGACCACCGGCGGCCCCATCGCCTTCGTCGTCGAGAACCTCGACCACGCCAAATGGAAAGACCGCGACATCGAACCGATGACCATTCCGCGCCCCGGCCACGCCGACCTGACCGGCGCGGTGAAATACGGCTATCGCGAGCTACGCCTGGCGCTGGAGCGCGCCTCGGCGCGCGAGACGACCATGCGCGTCGCCGTCGGCGCGGCCTGTCGTGCGCTGCTGCGACAGTTCGGCGTCGTCGTCGGCGGCTACGTGGTCAGCATCGGCGAAGTGGAGACGCCCGACCACGCCTCGGCCGTGGACGCCGAGACCTACCTGCAGCGCTTTGCACAGGCCGAGGCCAGCGACGTGCGCTGCTATCACCCCCCCACCGCCGAGCGCATGCGCGCTCGCATCGCCGAGATCATCGCCGCGAAGGACACGCTGGGCGGCGTCGTCGAGGTGGTCGCGCTGCACGTGCCGCCCGGCCTCGGCAGCCATGTGCACTGGGATCGCCGCTTGAGCGCACGGTTGGCGCAGGTGGTGATGAGCGTGCACGCCGTCAAGGGCGTCGAGATCGGCGATGGCTTTGCCGAGGCGCGCCGGCCCGGCACCCAAGCGCAAGACCAGCTCTACACCGCCGATGGCATGATCCGCCAGCGCACCAATCACGCCGGCGGCCTGGAGGGCGGCATCACCAACGGCGCGCCGATCGTCGTGCGCGCTGCGCTCAAGCCCATCGCCACCACGCTCAACCCGCTTGACTCGGTGGACTTGGCCACCGGCCAGATGGTCAAGACGAAATACGAGCGGAGCGACTTTTGCCAGGTGCCGCGCGCCGTCCCGATCATCGAGGCGATGGTGTGCTTCGCCCTGGCCGATGCGCTCATCGAGAAGCTGGGCGGCGACTCGCTGGACGAAATGCGCCCGCGCTTCGCGGCGCTGCGCCGGCTGCGGCTGGACGATTTGCCGATGGACGCCCTACCCTGGCGCTTCGGCTATGAGTGA
- a CDS encoding shikimate kinase has protein sequence MCEDIADPPRNLILAGFMGTGKSTVGRLCAQQLGLPFVDTDEEISQREGMPIPAIFASRGEGYFRARERALVAELSARRNCVIATGGGMIVDDDNRAALLRSGVGVCLTATPEVIAQRVGSAAAAERPMLHSDDVIARITQLLRERAPKYAQLHYSVDTAQRAPDEVAALVCEAYRRERIRIAVDAPAASARYDIVIGEGALDTLGFMLAGRGWAPPFAVVSDAHVAARYGERVLCALARAGLDGFLHVMPAGEAHKTLASVEAMYRAFSAHGMERTSAVIALGGGVVGDTAGFASATFLRGVPLVQVPTSLLAMADSSIGGKVGVDTDFGKNLVGAFKQPDLVVADLSVLASLPPRELRCGLAEIVKAALLSGGAAYVRLREAATSGALTDWRSPALLNALVDAILLKRAMVQADPFERGQRALLNLGHTFGHGLEAWSGFRLKHGEAVALGLVCAARLSHAMGVCEDALVAEVIGLLRSVGLPAALDDARDALGGLAFAPDAVWRYMLSDKKKRAGKLRFVLLRAPGDAFVCDAVPEKMAQDALASLR, from the coding sequence ATGTGTGAGGACATCGCCGACCCTCCTCGCAACCTCATCCTCGCCGGCTTCATGGGCACGGGAAAGAGCACCGTCGGCCGGCTCTGCGCACAGCAGCTCGGGCTGCCCTTCGTGGACACCGACGAGGAGATCAGCCAACGCGAAGGGATGCCGATTCCGGCGATCTTCGCCTCGCGCGGCGAGGGCTATTTTCGCGCCCGCGAGCGCGCACTCGTCGCCGAGCTGAGCGCGCGCCGGAACTGCGTCATCGCCACCGGCGGCGGCATGATCGTGGACGACGACAACCGCGCAGCGCTGCTCCGCAGCGGCGTTGGCGTGTGTCTCACGGCGACGCCGGAGGTCATTGCGCAGCGCGTGGGCAGTGCGGCAGCCGCCGAGCGCCCGATGCTGCACAGCGACGACGTGATCGCACGCATTACGCAGCTCTTGCGCGAGCGCGCGCCCAAATACGCTCAGTTGCACTATTCGGTAGACACCGCTCAACGCGCCCCCGACGAGGTCGCCGCGTTGGTGTGCGAAGCCTACCGGCGCGAGCGCATCCGGATCGCGGTGGACGCGCCCGCAGCCAGCGCGCGCTACGACATCGTCATCGGCGAGGGCGCGCTGGACACGCTGGGATTCATGCTGGCCGGGCGCGGCTGGGCGCCGCCGTTCGCCGTGGTGAGCGATGCACACGTCGCCGCACGCTATGGCGAGCGCGTGCTGTGTGCGCTGGCGCGCGCCGGCCTGGACGGCTTTCTGCACGTCATGCCTGCCGGCGAGGCGCACAAGACGCTGGCCAGCGTCGAGGCCATGTATCGCGCCTTCAGCGCGCACGGCATGGAGCGCACGAGCGCCGTCATCGCGCTAGGCGGCGGCGTGGTGGGCGACACGGCCGGCTTCGCCTCGGCCACCTTCCTGCGCGGCGTGCCGCTCGTCCAGGTGCCCACCTCGCTGCTGGCAATGGCCGATTCCAGCATCGGTGGCAAGGTCGGCGTGGATACCGACTTTGGCAAGAACTTGGTCGGCGCGTTCAAACAACCTGATTTAGTGGTGGCCGACTTGAGCGTGCTGGCTTCGCTGCCGCCGCGCGAGCTGCGCTGCGGGCTGGCCGAAATCGTCAAAGCGGCCCTGCTCAGCGGCGGCGCAGCCTATGTGCGGTTGCGCGAGGCGGCGACGAGCGGCGCGTTGACCGATTGGCGCAGCCCGGCGCTGCTCAATGCGCTGGTGGACGCCATCCTGCTCAAGCGCGCGATGGTGCAAGCCGACCCATTCGAGCGCGGCCAGCGCGCCCTGCTGAATCTGGGCCACACCTTCGGCCACGGCCTGGAGGCGTGGAGCGGCTTTCGGCTGAAGCACGGCGAGGCGGTGGCGTTGGGCCTGGTCTGCGCCGCGCGGCTTTCGCATGCGATGGGCGTTTGCGAGGATGCGCTGGTGGCCGAAGTGATCGGCCTGCTGCGCAGCGTCGGCCTGCCGGCGGCGCTCGACGACGCGCGCGATGCGCTCGGCGGCCTGGCGTTTGCGCCGGACGCAGTGTGGCGCTACATGCTGAGCGACAAGAAGAAGCGCGCCGGCAAGCTGCGCTTCGTTCTGCTGCGCGCGCCGGGCGATGCCTTTGTGTGCGACGCCGTGCCGGAAAAGATGGCGCAAGACGCGCTGGCGTCGCTGAGATAA
- the aroQ gene encoding 3-dehydroquinate dehydratase — MENTADRSQRPAEPQPASDAGSAMAGAPYAILVLHGPNLNLLGLREPDVYGRVTLEDINRRLRELAAQRGAALRIAQSNHEGALIDAIHHARAWAHGILINPGGLTHTSVALRDAISAIALPCVEVHLSNVHKREPFRHRSFISPVAVGVIAGFGWRSYTLGLTALLDILAEQSHNRTDG, encoded by the coding sequence ATGGAGAACACAGCGGACAGATCGCAGCGCCCAGCAGAGCCGCAACCAGCGAGCGACGCCGGTTCCGCAATGGCCGGCGCGCCGTATGCCATTCTCGTGCTGCACGGCCCCAACCTGAATTTGCTCGGCTTGCGCGAGCCGGATGTGTATGGCCGCGTCACGCTGGAGGACATCAACCGGCGCTTGCGCGAGCTGGCCGCGCAGCGCGGCGCTGCGCTGCGCATTGCACAGTCGAACCACGAGGGCGCCTTGATTGATGCCATCCACCACGCGCGCGCATGGGCGCACGGCATCCTGATCAACCCCGGCGGCCTGACGCACACCAGCGTCGCCCTGCGCGATGCAATTAGCGCGATCGCCTTGCCGTGCGTCGAAGTGCATCTCTCGAACGTGCACAAACGCGAGCCTTTCCGCCACCGCTCGTTCATCTCGCCGGTCGCCGTCGGCGTGATCGCCGGCTTTGGCTGGCGCAGCTACACATTGGGCTTGACGGCATTGCTGGACATCCTGGCTGAGCAGTCGCACAATCGGACCGATGGATGA
- a CDS encoding RNA polymerase subunit sigma-24, whose product MDEAGLIRAAQRGDVAAFNQLVLAYQSQVYNVAYRILGEPAAAADAAQEAFLSAFTHINDYRGGSFKAWLLRIVTNACYDALRYAQRRPTASLDARDDADEGRSLAEVLPADDEDPLHAAERSDLRRFIGRAALQLPPDQRITFVLSDVQGLSYEEIAEVMQVSLGTVKSRLSRARAKLRDALLAHAELLPDEFRQ is encoded by the coding sequence ATGGATGAAGCGGGGTTGATCCGCGCGGCGCAGCGCGGCGATGTGGCCGCGTTCAACCAACTGGTGCTGGCCTACCAGTCTCAGGTTTACAACGTCGCCTATCGCATCCTGGGCGAGCCGGCCGCAGCAGCCGACGCAGCACAGGAGGCGTTCCTCTCGGCGTTCACGCACATTAACGACTATCGCGGCGGTTCGTTCAAGGCCTGGCTGCTGCGCATCGTGACCAACGCCTGCTACGATGCGCTGCGCTATGCGCAACGCCGGCCGACTGCTTCGCTCGATGCCCGCGACGACGCCGACGAGGGGCGCAGCCTGGCCGAGGTGTTGCCCGCCGACGACGAGGACCCCCTGCACGCCGCCGAGCGCAGCGACCTGCGCCGCTTCATCGGGCGCGCCGCGTTGCAACTGCCGCCCGACCAGCGCATCACGTTTGTGCTGTCCGACGTGCAAGGCTTGAGCTATGAAGAAATTGCTGAGGTGATGCAGGTGTCGCTCGGCACGGTGAAGAGCCGGCTGAGCCGGGCGCGCGCCAAGCTGCGCGATGCCCTGCTGGCCCATGCGGAACTGCTGCCCGACGAGTTCCGTCAGTAA
- a CDS encoding aminotransferase: MRNFISQRVASVPPSGIRRFFDIAATMPDVISLGIGEPDFVTPTPILNEGIASLERGETAYTSNSGLIELRRALSAHLARLYGVEYDPETELLITVGVSEALYLALTAIVDPGDEVIVPQPCFVSYAPGVVFAGGVAVPLPTRVEHEFQVTGEEIAAHITPKTKAILIGYPNNPTGAVMSRARLMEIAHLAEQHDLVVISDEIYDRLVYGVSHVCFAALPGMQARTILLGGFSKDYAMTGWRIGYAAAPAELLAAMRKVHQYTIMSAPTTGQHAALAALQEGEEHVQRMVAEYDRRRKLIVSGCNALGLDCFEPRGAFYAFPSVARTGMSDEAFAEKLLLEEQVAVVPGSAFGAGGAGYVRMAYAQSYEKIEQALERIHRFMRRHG, encoded by the coding sequence ATGCGGAACTTTATCTCTCAGCGTGTTGCGTCTGTCCCCCCTTCCGGCATCCGGCGTTTCTTCGACATCGCCGCCACCATGCCCGATGTGATCTCGCTGGGCATCGGCGAGCCGGACTTCGTCACGCCGACGCCGATCCTCAACGAGGGCATCGCCTCGCTGGAGCGAGGCGAGACGGCCTACACCAGCAACTCCGGCTTGATCGAGCTGCGCCGCGCGCTCAGCGCGCACCTGGCCCGACTCTACGGCGTGGAATACGATCCGGAGACCGAGCTGCTGATCACCGTCGGTGTGAGCGAGGCGCTGTATCTCGCCTTGACGGCGATCGTTGACCCCGGCGACGAGGTCATCGTGCCGCAGCCGTGCTTCGTGTCCTATGCGCCGGGGGTGGTCTTCGCCGGCGGCGTGGCCGTCCCCCTCCCGACGCGCGTCGAGCACGAGTTCCAGGTGACAGGTGAGGAGATCGCCGCGCACATCACGCCGAAGACCAAGGCGATCCTGATCGGCTACCCCAACAACCCCACCGGCGCGGTGATGAGCCGCGCGCGGCTGATGGAGATCGCCCACCTGGCAGAGCAGCATGACCTGGTCGTCATCAGCGACGAGATTTACGATCGCTTGGTGTACGGCGTGTCACACGTGTGCTTCGCCGCGCTGCCGGGCATGCAGGCGCGCACGATCCTGCTGGGCGGCTTCAGCAAGGACTACGCCATGACCGGCTGGCGCATCGGCTACGCAGCGGCGCCGGCGGAGCTGCTAGCCGCGATGCGCAAGGTGCACCAATACACCATCATGTCTGCGCCGACCACCGGCCAACATGCTGCGCTGGCTGCGCTCCAGGAGGGCGAGGAGCATGTGCAGCGGATGGTGGCCGAATACGACCGGCGGCGCAAGCTGATCGTGAGCGGGTGTAACGCCCTGGGGCTGGACTGCTTCGAGCCGCGCGGCGCGTTCTACGCCTTCCCCTCGGTCGCTCGGACCGGCATGAGCGACGAGGCATTCGCCGAGAAGTTGCTGCTGGAGGAACAGGTCGCCGTAGTGCCGGGCAGCGCGTTCGGCGCAGGTGGGGCCGGATACGTGCGCATGGCCTACGCCCAATCCTACGAGAAGATCGAACAGGCGCTTGAGCGTATCCATCGCTTCATGCGGCGGCACGGATGA